A genomic stretch from Silurus meridionalis isolate SWU-2019-XX chromosome 1, ASM1480568v1, whole genome shotgun sequence includes:
- the LOC124382838 gene encoding zinc finger protein 850-like → MKSNEVKCENPEPGEISISLQSPSGSFRVDAPDVRAQAEAHRCSQCGKCFGKKTNLRQHQRVHTGEKPYQCSYCCSRFTQRGNLQQHLRIHRGEKLHRCSQCGKSFTQKGHLQRHQRVHTGEKPYRCSQCGKSFAENNKLIKHQRVHSGEKPYQCSDCRMSFTERSNLQLHLLIHTEDKPYYCFECGKSYTQKNTLRVHQRVHTGQKPYYCPQCGKGFTTHSSFQQHQRVHTGEKPYQCSQCPKSFSNQSNLRRHQRVHSGEKIFQCSECEKSFSNQSNLQRHRHLHRPEQFPLQVLQEIASLDEVLVAERTVMRLLSCVDVLVSQDSILSVEALLALRAPVPLLSGVDALMFDESPSRENQDMNSEEINIENPEPTEILVTEETSPDTFHTCTKNLSKVHICSQCGKSFSQKSYLTTHWRVHTGEKPYQCSHCGKSFNLSSILRKHTRIHTGEKPYPCVQCGKSFSLRNTLKRHQRIHTGEKPYQCTQCGKSFTEKGSLRQHQRIHTGEKPYHCPECGKRFSVQSSLQHHQRIHTKDKPYNCIECGKSFRKGAHLQAHQHVHTGEKPYYCSVCWKGFSRHGCFLRHQLIHTGEKPHRCPQCGRSFRRRSHLQRHQHIHTEDKPYHCSECGKSFREEPDLQTHRLAHSKEKPYQCSQCERRFGNRSHFQRHQRVHRPENVHVWRFSSSGLGVDYTAVLQPFQGSFKEVLYWPVIGELTGVDRYEWPAPATLLPTEHTFIAARTSTDSTEMVSFVVIKCEDLESTEIFSSNQSSSGTSHTSAPYREVKNEIHQCPECGKIFSQRRTLKEHQRIHTGEKPYHCLDCGKSFSQNGNLKKHQRIHSGEKPYQCPQCGKNFTSQSDLQRHQRTHSGEKLYQCTQCEKSFIERSNLVKHQRVHTGEKPYQCSDCGKCFTQKPHLQKHLRTHTGDKPFHCLECGKSFTQEINLQIHQRVHTGEKPYHCTLCGKNFTNQTNLLRHQRIHTGEKPYQCSECEKSFIEKGFLMQHLRTHTGEKPYQCSYCGMSFTQRGNLRTHLHVHTGDKPYKCLECGKSFIQEANLQVHQHVHTGQKPYFCSVCGKSFSRHSSFQRHQLIHTGEKPYQCSDCGKSFTQRVTSENIYRFTPEKTRMRFWIVVRVLLIKLMKPQRMQTVEVF, encoded by the exons ATGAAGTCAAACGAGGTAAAATGTGAGAACCCTGAACCCGGCGAGATCTCCATCAGCCTCCAGAGTCCATCCGGTTCCTTTCGCGTGGACGCCCCTGACGTTCGAGCGCAGGCTGAGGCTCACCGCTGCTCGCAGTGCGGGAAGTGTTTTGGTAAAAAGACTAACCTCAGACAGCACCAGCGAGTCCACACCGGGGAGAAGCCGTACCAGTGCTCGTACTGCTGCTCCAGGTTTACCCAGCGAGGGAATCTCCAACAGCACCTGCGCATTCACAGAGGAGAAAAGCTGCATCGGTGCTCGCAGTGCGGGAAGAGCTTCACTCAGAAAGGTCATCTCCAGCGCCACCAGCGGGTCCACACCGGGGAGAAGCCGTACCGCTGCTCGCAGTGCGGGAAGAGCTTCGCCGAAAACAACAAGCTCATTAAACACCAGCGTGTCCACAGCGGAGAGAAACCCTACCAGTGCTCGGACTGCAGGATGAGTTTCACGGAAAGGAGTAACCTCCAGTTACACCTGCTCATACATACAGAAGATAAACCCTATTACTGCTTCGAGTGTGGGAAGAGCTATACTCAGAAAAACACACTTCGGGTTCACCAGCGCGTCCACACAGGGCAGAAGCCATATTATTGCCCTCAGTGTGGGAAGGGTTTTACCACGCACAGCAGTTTCCAGCAACACCAGCGCGTCCACACGGGGGAGAAGCCGTACCAATGCTCCCAGTGCCCCAAGAGCTTTAGTAACCAGAGCAACCTGCGGAGACACCAGCGCGTTCACTCGGGGGAGAAGATCTTCCAGTGCTCCGAGTGTGAGAAGAGCTTTAGTAACCAGAGTAATCTACAGCGACACAGACACCTTCACAGACCCGAGCAGTTCCCA CTGCAGGTGCTGCAGGAGATTGCATCTCTCGATGAAGTTCTTGTCGCAGAGCGAACAGTGAtgcggcttctctcctgtgtggatgtGCTGGTCTCTCAGGAC AGCATCCTCTCAGTTGAAGCTCTTCTCGCACTCCGAGCACCGGTACCGCTTCTCTCTGGTGTGGACGCGCTGATGTTTGACGAG TCACCGTCACGAGAAAATCAAGACATGAATTCAGAAGAAATTAACATTGAGAATCCAGAACCCACAGAGATTTTGGTTACTGAGGAAACCTCTCCTGACACATTTCACACCTGCACAAAGAACTTATCGAAGGTTCACATCTGCTCTCAGTGCGGGAAGAGCTTCAGCCAGAAGAGTTACCTGACGACCCACTGGCGCGTTCACACCGGAGAGAAACCATACCAGTGCTCGCACTGCGGGAAGAGCTTCAACCTGAGCAGCATTCTCAGGAAACACACCCGGATCCACACAGGGGAGAAGCCATATCCATGTGTGCAGTGTGGGAAGAGCTTCAGCTTGAGGAACACTCTGAAAAGACATCAGCGCATCCACACGGGGGAGAAGCCGTACCAGTGCACCCAGTGCGGGAAGAGTTTCACAGAGAAAGGAAGTCTCAGACAGCACCAGCGGATCCACACCGGAGAGAAACCCTACCACTGCCCTGAGTGTGGTAAGAGGTTTTCGGTCCAGAGCAGCCTTCAGCATCACCAGCGCATTCACACTAAAGATAAACCCTATAACTGTATAGAGTGCGGGAAGAGCTTCCGAAAAGGGGCTCATCTCCAAGCGCACCAGCACGTTCACACGGGAGAGAAACCCTACTACTGCTCAGTGTGTTGGAAGGGCTTCAGCCGGCACGGATGCTTTCTGAGACACCAGCTCATCCACACCGGAGAGAAACCACACCGGTGCCCGCAGTGTGGGAGGAGCTTTAGAAGGCGGTCCCATTTACAGCGACACCAGCACATCCACACAGAGGATAAACCATATCACTGTTCGGaatgtgggaagagttttagaGAAGAACCGGATCTCCAGACGCACCGGCTCGCTCACAGCAAGGAGAAGCCATACCAGTGCTCGCAGTGTGAGAGGAGGTTCGGGAACCGAAGCCATTTTCAGCGGCACCAGCGCGTTCACAGGCCCGAGAACGTTCACGTCTGGAGGTTCTCATCAAGTGGCCTAGGAGTCGATTA tactgctgtgctacaaccttttcaaGGATCTTTTAAAGAGGTTTTATATTGGCCTGTAATTGGAGAGCTAACAGGTGTTGACAG ATATGAGTGGCCTGCTCCTGCTACCCTGCTACCTACAGAACATACATTTATCGCTGCAAGAACATCAACAGATTCAACTGAGATGGTCTCCTTTGTTGTGATTAAATGTGAGGATCTGGAATCCACAGAGATCTTTAGTAGTAATCAAAGCTCATCTGGTACTTCCCACACTAGTGCCCCTTACAGAGAAGTGAAAAATGAAATTCACCAGTGCCCAGAGTGTGGCAAGATCTTCAGTCAGAGGAGGACTTTGAAGGAGCACCAGCgcatccacacaggagagaagccgtatcattGTTTAGactgtgggaagagttttagtcAAAACGGGAATCTCAAGAAACACCAGCGGATTCACTCTGGTGAAAAGCCGTATCAGTGTCCTCAGTGCGGCAAGAATTTTACGAGTCAGAGCGATCTTCAGCGGCATCAGCGCACTCACTCAGGGGAGAAGCTGTACCAGTGTACGCAGTGCGAGAAGAGTTTTATTGAGCGCAGCAATCTTGTAAAGCACCAGCGGGTTCACACTGGAGAAAAGCCGTATCAGTGCTCGGACTGTGGGAAGTGTTTTACCCAAAAACCTCACCTCCAGAAACACCTGCGCACTCACACCGGAGATAAACCATTTCACTGCTTagagtgtgggaagagttttactcaagaAATTAACCTCCAAATACACCAACGTGTCCACACGGGGGAGAAACCGTACCACTGTACACTCTGTGGAAAGAACTTTACCAACCAGACTAATCTTCTGCGACATCAGCGCATTCACACGGGCGAGAAACCGTATCAGTGCTCAGAGTGCGAGAAGAGTTTTATAGAGAAAGGTTTCCTGATGCAACACCTACGGACTCATACAGGAGAGAAACCGTATCAGTGTTCATACTGCGGGATGAGTTTTACACAGAGGGGTAACCTCAGAACACATCTACATGTTCACACAGGAGATAAACCGTATAAGTGTTTAGAGTGCGGGAAGAGTTTTATCCAGGAAGCCAATCTTCAAGTGCACCAACACGTTCACACTGGGCAGAAACCGTATTTCTGCTCAGTATGCGGGAAGAGCTTTAGTAGGCATAGTAGTTTCCAGCGACACCAGCTCATCCACACTGGAGAGAAACCATATCAGTGTTCAGATTGTGGTAAGAGCTTTACACAAAGGGTAACCTCAGAAAACATCTACAGGTTCACACCGGAGAAAACCCGTATGAGATTCTGGATTGTGGTACGAGTTCTACTGATTAAGCTGATGAAACCCCAGAGGATGCAGACAGTAGAGGTGTTTTAG